Below is a genomic region from Raphanus sativus cultivar WK10039 chromosome 4, ASM80110v3, whole genome shotgun sequence.
tctctctttcttttctggtgtgattttggcagaggtttgcctagtaTTTTTCGTGGTCTAAATCGATGTGCAgagactcctatttataggaaatgccATCGACAACCACCCTTGACCGAACGGTTGCAAGCTTTTGGGCGAACGGACACATGCGGTTTCATTCGCATCCCTTCGGCCAAACTGCCTCCAACTGCTCCCAACCGTTCTCCTTGATCGATCTCCACTTGCCAGCACCTTGCCAAGTACCTggctcacttgccaagctccatggtcacACCAGACCATgtcaccaccgagccggacccataacagctcatggtccggtccaaccgTCCAAGTGCCAAACACTCCATCCAGCTGAGatgagctggtcactagcttctccagctgagtgagctaacactccagctactggagctgtcctggacttgcctgagctactgtgagcttgtCCCACTCctttcctagctgcccgagcttccATACTTCCCcggccagctaccaaaacacttACCCAACTCCTTTGAGCTTGCCTTTCCTCCtttctggttaagtctcagcttcctgatgcacttaaccacCATTTTGGACCaagatacgcttgcctttaggtctcatgacctggctggtgcttgtcctcgcaccatggtccgtTCTGATGGCActatctagaacttgggacatgacaacCCATTTGTCGCAGGACACCGATTAGCTCCAGCTTTGATATCGCAAGATGAGATATATCGGGCCATGTGGATACCATCATTCCTTCGGATCTAGGCAAAGGGCGACGTTGATATCTACCCCTGCTCGGGTTGCTAGTCTCCCTAGCGGACTTGGGATGAGAGGGCTCATCGCGATCGTTCCTAGTTGGCTTTGAGGACTTCTGATCGTACTTCGGATAGGTCTTGGCCCTACttgcaacatcttcttcccatcttacttgagcccaagcacgGGATAATACGTCCTCCATAGTCAtgcacttgtatttgatcagctccttgtagaGATCTCCCTCCGGGAGTAAACCCCTCTTGAAGGCCGAGATAGCCATATCAGCGTTGCACTCAGGGATAGCCAACTTCTCTTGGTTGAAGCGTGCTATGTAGGAACGAAGGGGTtcgttcctatgctggaggTCGTCTGACTTTTTCTCTAGGCTGCGACTACTAGCGAATTGCTCCACGAACTTGTCGCTAAGAGCTGCAAAGGACTTGATGGACTTGGTAGGAAGATTGATGTACCACTGGAGAGCAGGACCAGTCAAGGCCGATCCGAATCCCTTGCACATGGTAGCGTCCCGTGCATCCCCGGGGATTGCTACGGCTAGGatgcgttgcttgtactgagcGATGTGATTGTCAGGATCTCTTGTACCTtcgtacatctttatgctcgggaaAGATAACTTGCATGGCATCTCCaccgaagcaatctcttccacgaaaggtgtatcggagtaggacccTGGATAACTCCTTCGTATAGGGGGAGCTacccctgggagcctttctaccatagattgaatggtgccgAACCTTTCGGAAACCACTCTTTCTAGATAGGCGGCTAGAGCCGGGTCCGAGATCCCGGGATCATCGGGTGAGTACTCTTCATCTTCCGTATCGGAATCGCTATCCACTTATACTCGGGTCGCGTCGTGAGCGGCTTCTCGTCCCTCGGGTTCATCGTTAGTGGAGACGGGTCGGTGCACGTGGAGTGTTGAGCAAAGCCATAAGTCGAACCTTAGTCcggaaccgctttcgcttgttACTGGTTTCACCGAGGGTCTGGTTttcttgtcggaggacaagattctccgcttctatggcgtctagcttctcggcgctctGCTGCTTGGGCGCTCTGctgcttggagtgttctccaagttggtcttttagAGTTTGAACTTCTAGAAGAAGTTCATGACCTCGGGGTGTGGTTtcccgagctttgtgaagatcggtaacctgactTTGAAGGATCTCGAGACAGTTGAGGAGTTCGATCTCCCTCGGGGTCATCTCTGCTTGGTTAGTATCGTCCTCTAAagccatcgtcacgtagttggattactcccctccttctagcgccaaactgttatggtatttttgtgtagggtcgtttgagtactacggaacactagaagaaTTGATATGAAAGCAAGATATTAGACTAGAAGAGATGTTTTATTAAGTTATGTGTATGGGGACTACAACGATTTGGTGTATAAACCTTTGTTCTAGCCAcctaaaccctaatctcttAGTCTAGAATCATCGATCCcttgttctagggtttgggctccccttttatagttgtagatgtcaatttcaagtaatagaactcttccataatcggaaaatggaagtttccccttaggcggaaaacttctattttgcttccaGGGTCGAtccgatcaagggggtcggacctatggCAGGGGTTGTTGATACGTCCTGAGTTcggacaggatcactcaatcGGTTTGTGAAGGATATGAACTCTGAAAAGAGAACTATGGAATGATGGGTGACACAAAAGGTTGCGGAAAGACCCCTTGATACTACCAGATTCgtttgttgccggatgtgacgcaccggtccaacaaatgAAGATTTGTTTGCTAAGTGATAACCTCACTAGGAAACAGGAAAGTTCTATGCtaagaacaaagagagaagaCTCAAAATAAGGAGAAAATTTCGTGCTCTCATTGCAAAGAAATGGGGTACATTATATAGTGTTTTGAGTCaaagaaataataaagaaaaatgctGAAAAACacacatagaaaatataaatttgactaagactagtcaaagtgtggaaaacaaGAGAAGACCAGTCAAAGTGTGGACTCAAAGGTTGACTGGTCCAGATTCAGAAATGTGTCCAAGTGCGTCCGTGATGATCTGGTTCGTCGCGGTAAGGAGATGGACGAACGGAGGTGCGGCCGCGGGGATGATCTTCGAACTGTCTTGAACGTATGAAGAATTTactcgacccaaatcttcagaaaGTCTAAGAATCCTTGCCTTAGAGAATTTGGTCGAAGAGAAGTCCATGATGGCGTCAAAAGAAGAAGTAAGAACGTTGGTCCGATCATCGGGATGTGCGGTACGGACCAAACGGGTGAGAAGTGAGAAGTTGCGGTCGTGGTCTGACTCCGCCTGATCCAAGTGAAGTCTGGCTCTTCTGTTGGCTTTGTCTTGACGAGTTGGACGGGAAAGATCATCTGTGGTTCGGTCAGATCGGTCATCAGGTCGTGGATCCAAGCTTAGCTCCTTTCCGGACGAACGCGGGTTGATCCGGTACACTGCTCGGTTGGACTGCTTGGCCTGGACGGATGGGTGAACCTCGGTTGGACTGATCTGAGTGTCCTGATCGTCGAGCTGGTCCTGGTCCGGGTCCTGGGTCACATCATTCCCttcctcttcaaaaggatttgtccacaaatctggatcatctgcaagaaaaggagaaagatcagaaacattaaaacttGAAGAAATATCATATTTACCTTGCATATCAAGTTGATACGCATTGTCACTGATTTTCCTAAGTATAGGAAATGGTCCATCGATCCGGGGCATGAGTTTGGACTTCCTTTCGTCCGGGAACCGTTCCTTCCTCAAGTGAACCCAAACAAGGTCTCCTTCCTCAAAAACGACCTTGGTCCTCTTCTGGTCTGCCTTTCTCTCATAGATCTTTGTCTTGGCCTCGATGTTGCCTGGAACCTCTTCGTGCAGCTTCCGGATGGTCTCAGCTTTCTTTTTGCCATCTGCACTAACTCTTTCACTCAAAGGCAAAGGCAAAAGATCAAGTGGAGACATAGGGttgaaaccataaacaatcTCAAATGGAGAGAACTTAGTAGCAGAATGCATGGAATGATTGTATGCAAAttcaacatgaggcaaacattcttcccaaagtctaagattctttttaatcaaCGACCTAAGCAAAGTTGATAAGGTCTGGTTCACAACctcagtttgaccatcagtttgaggatgacaAGTGGTGGAAAACATCAACCTAGTTCCAAGtttagaccacaaagttttccaaaagtaactaaggaacttagcatctctatcagaaacaatggttctaggcattCCGTGCAACCTAACAATTTCTCTAAAGAACAACTCAGCAACATGCacagcatcatcagtcttatgacaaggtatgaaatgagccatcttagag
It encodes:
- the LOC130511196 gene encoding uncharacterized protein LOC130511196 codes for the protein MVERLPGVAPPIRRSYPGSYSDTPFVEEIASVEMPCKLSFPSIKMYEGTRDPDNHIAQYKQRILAVAIPGDARDATMCKGFGSALTGPALQWYINLPTKSIKSFAALSDKFVEQFASSRSLEKKSDDLQHRNEPLRSYIARFNQEKLAIPECNADMAISAFKRGLLPEGDLYKELIKYKCMTMEDVLSRAWAQVRWEEDVASRAKTYPKYDQKSSKPTRNDRDEPSHPKSARETSNPSRGRYQRRPLPRSEGMMVSTWPDISHLAISKLELIGVLRQMGCHVPSSR